A region of Chitinophaga horti DNA encodes the following proteins:
- a CDS encoding D-alanine--D-alanine ligase: MKKNIALVAGGYSGEYVISVQSAAVIEKHIDANLYNVYKIVVTREGWAYTGADGKAVQIDKNDFSLTVNGQKINFDAVFIGIHGTPGEDGRLQGYFEMLGIPYTSCGMVTSAITFNKSYCNKVVAAYNVVNVSKSEHIFRDQTYDTKAILSRLRLPVFVKPSEGGSSIGMSKVNETGELEAAITKAFKEDSQVLIEEFIKGREVTCGLYKVNGELTILPLTEIRSSKEFFDYEAKYTPGVSEEITPAPIPEEAAEKIRKTAAALYDRLNCRGIVRVDFILEDNTANLYFLEVNTMPGQSENSLVPQQVRAAGKTLQEFYGMLIEECLRKK, translated from the coding sequence ATGAAGAAAAATATAGCCCTCGTTGCCGGAGGTTATTCCGGGGAATACGTAATATCCGTGCAAAGCGCGGCCGTTATTGAGAAACATATCGACGCTAACCTGTACAACGTGTACAAGATCGTGGTGACCCGCGAAGGCTGGGCCTACACGGGTGCCGATGGAAAAGCGGTGCAGATCGATAAAAACGACTTCTCCCTCACGGTCAATGGCCAGAAGATCAACTTCGATGCGGTGTTTATTGGTATACACGGCACGCCGGGTGAAGACGGGCGCCTGCAGGGCTACTTCGAAATGCTGGGCATCCCCTATACGAGCTGCGGCATGGTGACTTCCGCCATCACCTTCAATAAGAGCTATTGCAACAAGGTGGTAGCCGCCTATAACGTAGTAAACGTATCCAAATCGGAACATATCTTCCGCGACCAGACGTACGATACCAAAGCTATTTTGTCCAGACTGCGTTTACCGGTATTCGTGAAGCCTTCCGAAGGAGGCAGCAGCATCGGTATGTCTAAGGTGAACGAGACGGGCGAGCTGGAAGCAGCGATCACTAAAGCGTTTAAAGAAGACAGCCAGGTGCTGATCGAAGAATTTATTAAAGGCCGCGAGGTAACCTGCGGACTGTATAAGGTGAACGGTGAACTCACGATCCTGCCACTCACGGAGATCCGTAGCAGCAAAGAGTTTTTCGATTATGAGGCCAAGTATACACCGGGTGTATCGGAAGAAATTACGCCAGCGCCTATCCCGGAGGAAGCAGCTGAGAAAATAAGGAAGACGGCGGCAGCGTTGTACGACCGGCTGAACTGCCGTGGCATTGTGCGTGTCGACTTCATCCTGGAAGATAATACCGCGAACCTGTATTTCCTCGAAGTAAATACCATGCCCGGACAGTCAGAAAACAGTTTGGTGCCGCAACAGGTAAGGGCTGCCGGCAAAACCTTGCAGGAGTTTTACGGCATGTTAATTGAAGAATGTTTGCGTAAAAAATAG
- a CDS encoding PASTA domain-containing protein: MFEKITKKPFWFNLLVAIGLVLLLAVIFFMSLGVITRHGDTLQVPDVRGKSIEDATAALEDAGFEVDVRDSVYIDSIPALTVWEQTPERGDVVKVGRTVYLTVRKIVPPMVAMPDLEGLTFRSAEMNLRSRRLNVGDTVYRPDFAANTVLEQLLDGKPVKPGDMVPEGSNISLVLSSGTGNVENPVPELIGLTFIEAKAVLSGTNLVLGTMFMDGPVADTSNAYVIKQTPSARNEFGDRNLIRAGEVIDLVLSATPPAPAENTVVPENE; encoded by the coding sequence GTGTTCGAAAAAATTACGAAAAAGCCTTTCTGGTTTAACCTGCTGGTCGCCATTGGACTGGTCCTGCTGCTGGCAGTGATCTTCTTTATGTCGCTGGGTGTCATTACCCGCCATGGTGATACATTACAGGTGCCGGATGTGCGGGGTAAAAGTATAGAAGATGCAACCGCCGCCCTCGAAGATGCCGGTTTTGAAGTAGATGTAAGGGATTCTGTGTATATCGATTCTATCCCCGCCCTCACGGTTTGGGAGCAAACACCGGAGCGCGGTGATGTCGTGAAAGTAGGGCGTACGGTGTACCTGACGGTGAGAAAGATCGTTCCGCCCATGGTGGCAATGCCCGACCTCGAAGGCCTGACTTTCCGCAGTGCGGAAATGAACTTGAGAAGCCGCAGGCTGAATGTGGGAGATACAGTGTATCGTCCTGACTTCGCGGCCAACACCGTATTGGAGCAATTATTGGACGGCAAACCGGTAAAACCGGGGGATATGGTGCCTGAAGGAAGCAACATCTCGCTGGTACTGAGCAGCGGCACCGGCAACGTAGAAAACCCGGTACCTGAGCTGATCGGTCTCACGTTTATCGAGGCCAAAGCGGTACTCTCCGGTACGAACCTCGTATTGGGTACCATGTTCATGGACGGACCAGTGGCGGATACATCAAACGCTTACGTGATCAAACAAACACCGTCGGCGCGTAATGAGTTTGGCGATCGTAACCTGATCAGGGCGGGCGAGGTGATCGACCTGGTATTGAGTGCTACACCGCCTGCACCGGCAGAAAATACGGTGGTGCCGGAAAATGAGTAA